In Hydractinia symbiolongicarpus strain clone_291-10 chromosome 15, HSymV2.1, whole genome shotgun sequence, one DNA window encodes the following:
- the LOC130629029 gene encoding uncharacterized protein LOC130629029 codes for MYDCKYCDRELDTKLSRVQHEESCHVDEEECVCDDCGNEFDRWSSLMQHLIHAHDYNDEDFDSDGRIGDEVYTCPFPYCGRECDTELALVQHCETFHGKSQSIHCPECRRWFQKESSMMQHYQSVHDDCATDQTDTEEDNGTDSSNTSETESESEESLEGYLRERVSRINVTLTDRRKSRQVVQRILDQLGGCLDYYGSVFKKQFIKSGSYATNTKITKADEFDFDVPLKYSLEEIHIKRKGHVYYDFRKKQATLNLNVPMRVIHTKDHSGIPSGYVEVQTNTGVRIIPRKIQEEFYKDLQCAVDNFEYVDLQKKAQGPALTLVIHQPGSHNISVDFSPSLATNQVTLKDFNWPRQETRKVLPKNLIKTIFDVGLHLVPKKLKFWYISVSYAGRALMNGMDLEDSGCRKSCHKLLKADFQTWLGQSNHQLSGISTMIFKHQLFWMNEDNPSMNWSRDQLSKRYLDMLQDLSSRLRKGEIYNYFRDVENVLQGMDEETLNRVANLADKRRRELLNMD; via the exons ATGTACGACTGTAAATATTGTGACAGAGAACTTGACACTAAATTGTCTCGTGTTCAACATGAAGAGTCTTGTCATGTTGATGAAGAAGAGTGTGTGTGTGATGACTGTGGTAATGAGTTTGATAGATGGTCCAGTTTGATGCAGCATCTGATACATGCTCATGATTACAATGATGAAGATTTTGATTCCGATGGTAGAATCGGTGATGAG gTTTATACTTGCCCATTTCCATATTGCGGGAGGGAATGTGACACCGAATTGGCCTTGGTACAGCATTGTGAAACTTTTCATGGAAAAAGTCAAAGCATTCATTGTCCTGAATGCAGAAGATGGTTTCAAAAGGAGTCTAGTATGATGCAACATTACCAATCTGTCCATGATGATTGCGCAACCGACCAAACTGACACCGAAGAGGATAATGGCACTGATAGCAGTAACACGAGTGAAACTGAAAGCGAAAGTGAGGAAAGTTTGGAAGGATACTTGCGTGAGCGTGTGTCTCGCATCAATGTGACATTAACAGATAGAAGGAAATCTCGTCAGGTGGTGCAGAGAATTTTGGATCAGTTGGGTGGTTGTTTGGATTATTATGGAAGTGTCTTCAAAAAGCAATTCATCAAGTCGGGAAGTTATGCAACTAATACAAAGATTACCAAAGCTGATGAATTTGATTTTGATGTACCATTGAAGTACTCGTTAGAAGAAATTCACATAAAGCGGAAAGGGCATGTTTACTACGATTTCCGAAAAAAACAAGCG aCTCTCAACTTGAACGTTCCTATGAGAGTCATACACACTAAAGATCACTCTGGTATTCCAAGCGGATATGTGGAAGTTCAAACCAATACAGGAGTAAGGATTATTCCAAGAAAAATACAAGAAGAGTTCTACAAGGATTTGCAATGCGCAGTGGATAATTTTGAGT ATGTGGACCTCCAAAAGAAAGCTCAAGGACCTGCTTTAACCTTAGTAATCCATCAACCAGGTTCTCATAACATAAGCGTTGATTTTTCACCATCACTCGCCACAAATCAAGTAActttgaaagattttaattGGCCAAGACAGGAGACAAGAAAAGTATTGCCCAAAAATCTAATTAAGACTATCTTTGATGTTGGTTTGCACCTtgtaccaaaaaaattaaaattttggtacATATCTGTATCATATGCGGGAAGAGCATTGATGAATGGAATGGATTTGGAAGATTCCGGCTGTAGAAAGTCTTGCCACAAGTTATTAAAAGCTGACTTTCAAACATGGTTAGGTCAATCCAATCATCAACTATCTGGAATATCAACAATGATTTTTAAG caTCAATTGTTCTGGATGAACGAAGACAACCCAAGTATGAATTGGTCGAGAGATCAATTGTCTAAAAGATATTTAGACATGCTACAAGATTTAAGCAGTCGATTAAGAAAGGGTGAAATTTATAATTACTTCAGAGATGTTGAGAACGTGTTGCAAGGGATGGACGAGGAGACGTTAAATCGGGTAGCAAATCTTGCAGATAAAAGAAGAAGGGAACTTTTAAACATGGATTAA